A section of the Acanthochromis polyacanthus isolate Apoly-LR-REF ecotype Palm Island chromosome 1, KAUST_Apoly_ChrSc, whole genome shotgun sequence genome encodes:
- the nfyba gene encoding nuclear transcription factor Y, beta a, with the protein MDGDSSTTDASQLGITGEYMPSSHYVLQSQDDDGEENLNDHEDGGIKENYREQDIYLPIANVARIMKNAVPQTGKIAKDAKECVQECVSEFISFITSEASERCHQEKRKTINGEDILFAMSTLGFDMYVDPLKLYLQKFREAMKGEKGMPGVAVGESLGEELTDDSFTNPLPAGIITADGQQQNVMVYTTSYQQIPTVQQIQFS; encoded by the exons atgGACGGAGACAGCTCAACCACCGACGCCTCCCAGCTGGGCATCACCGGAGAGTACATGCCTTCCAGTCACTACGTCCTCCAGTCTCAAGACG atGATGGAGAGGAGAATCTCAACGACCATGAAGATGGTGGCATCAAGGAGAACTACAGGGAGCAGGACATCTACCTTCCTATTGCCAACGTGGCTCGCATCATGAAGAACGCTGTTCCTCAGACTGGAAAG ATTGCAAAAGATGCCAAAGAGTGTGTGCAGGAGTGTGTAAGTGAGTTCATCAGCTTCATCACGTCTGAGGCAAGCGAACGCTGCCACCAGGAGAAGAGGAAGACCATCAACGGGGAGGACATCCTGTTCGCCATGTCCACGCTGGGCTTCGACATGTACGTGGATCCGCTGAAGCTCTACCTGCAGAAGTTCAGAGAG GCGATGAAGGGGGAGAAGGGGATGCCCGGGGTCGCGGTGGGTGAGAGTCTGGGTGAGGAGCTCACAGATGACAGCTTCA CAAATCCACTGCCGGCTGGGATCATCACAGCAGACGGTCAGCAGCAGAACGTCATGGTGTACACCACCTCATATCAACAG ATTCCCACTGTACAGCAGATCCAGTTCTCATGA